In Streptomyces sp. P3, one DNA window encodes the following:
- a CDS encoding LuxR C-terminal-related transcriptional regulator — MGRRHDIAEVCRMLGSVRLVTLTGMGGVGKTRLALEAAAAAKTAFPDGTWLVDLAPVRDPSAVAGTAAAATGITDLGARPALDQLAEQLTGRRALIVLDNCEHLVEAAAELTDTLLSACAELRVLATSRETLGIAGENVFAVLPLKVPDEAVELLRDRACAVRADFRITDANWDTVTRLCADLDGLPLAIELTASRLRTLTVEQAVDRLGDRFALLTGGSRTARPRQRSLRAAMEWSYELCSPAERLLWNRLSVFVGGFDLDAVEGICAGEGIPVREVLDLLDRLVAQSVVLPTEAEDVPRYRLLESVREYGGERLAESGEEERLLLRHRDFYLALATRVADGWYGPGQEKALVGLRVEHANLLAALAHDDDPQATLALAAALRFHWCAGGFLAEGRRQLDRALAAAPDPTPARAWALCAASWVALLQGDHGAADRWLAEAGELGEEQDDRVVCAHVVGFRGSLTAFQGRLAEAVPLLERAVEAHTAAEGEASAVFALFQLAAVRMELGNPAGAETARQVVAFSEAHGEQWARAHAMWTLSRYAWRQGDRAEALALVRAALEIERGFNEPLSAALMMETLAWITASYGEHKRAGLLLGSARRLWREVGADLSAFGPPLDEDHTRCKQSIVHALGPEAYEGALAVGGGYDSPRQAIDHALGAEGGSTVPAPAPNPLTRREREIAALVAKGMSNRQIATRLFLSPRTVDFHVGNIRAKLGFGTRTQVAGWWVSTQGPVE; from the coding sequence GTGGGCAGGCGTCACGACATCGCCGAGGTCTGCCGGATGCTCGGCTCGGTGCGGCTGGTGACGCTCACCGGGATGGGCGGCGTGGGCAAGACGCGGCTGGCGCTGGAAGCGGCCGCCGCGGCCAAGACTGCCTTTCCCGACGGGACGTGGCTGGTGGACCTGGCGCCGGTGCGGGACCCCTCGGCGGTGGCGGGCACGGCCGCCGCCGCGACAGGGATCACGGACCTGGGTGCCAGGCCGGCCCTCGACCAGCTTGCGGAGCAGCTGACCGGACGCCGGGCACTGATCGTGCTGGACAACTGCGAGCATCTGGTCGAGGCAGCCGCCGAGCTGACGGACACTTTGTTGTCGGCCTGCGCCGAACTGCGCGTCCTGGCGACGAGCCGCGAGACGCTCGGCATCGCCGGCGAGAACGTGTTCGCCGTGCTGCCCCTGAAAGTGCCGGACGAAGCGGTCGAACTCCTGCGGGACCGCGCCTGCGCCGTACGAGCGGACTTCCGGATCACCGACGCCAACTGGGACACGGTCACCCGGCTGTGTGCCGATCTGGACGGCTTGCCGCTGGCCATCGAGTTGACCGCGTCCCGGCTGCGTACGCTCACCGTCGAACAGGCCGTGGACCGGCTGGGGGATCGCTTCGCGCTGCTCACTGGCGGCAGTCGAACCGCCCGCCCTCGGCAGCGCTCGCTGCGCGCGGCGATGGAGTGGAGCTACGAGCTGTGCTCGCCGGCCGAGCGGCTGTTGTGGAACCGTCTGTCGGTCTTCGTCGGCGGCTTCGATCTGGACGCGGTCGAAGGCATCTGCGCCGGAGAGGGCATCCCCGTACGGGAGGTGCTGGACCTCCTGGACCGGCTGGTCGCCCAGTCCGTCGTCCTGCCCACGGAAGCCGAGGACGTGCCCCGTTACCGGCTTTTGGAGAGCGTCCGCGAGTACGGTGGGGAGCGGCTCGCCGAGTCGGGTGAGGAAGAGCGCCTGCTGTTGCGGCACCGTGACTTCTACCTCGCCCTCGCCACTCGTGTCGCCGACGGCTGGTACGGTCCCGGCCAGGAGAAGGCCCTGGTCGGCCTGCGTGTCGAGCACGCCAACCTGCTGGCCGCGCTGGCCCACGACGACGACCCGCAGGCTACGCTCGCGCTGGCGGCGGCACTGCGTTTCCACTGGTGCGCCGGTGGTTTCCTCGCCGAGGGGCGGCGGCAGCTCGACCGGGCGCTCGCCGCCGCGCCCGACCCCACCCCGGCTCGCGCCTGGGCGCTGTGCGCCGCATCCTGGGTGGCGCTGCTGCAGGGTGATCATGGGGCGGCCGACCGGTGGCTGGCCGAGGCCGGGGAACTGGGCGAGGAGCAGGACGATCGAGTGGTATGTGCGCATGTCGTGGGCTTTCGCGGCTCACTGACGGCGTTCCAGGGGCGGTTGGCGGAGGCCGTGCCGTTGCTCGAGCGCGCGGTCGAGGCGCACACGGCAGCCGAGGGAGAGGCCTCGGCGGTCTTCGCATTGTTCCAGTTGGCCGCGGTGCGGATGGAGCTGGGGAATCCGGCGGGGGCGGAGACCGCCCGACAGGTGGTCGCCTTCTCGGAGGCGCACGGCGAGCAGTGGGCACGCGCCCATGCGATGTGGACACTGAGCCGTTACGCCTGGAGACAGGGTGACCGCGCTGAGGCCCTGGCGCTGGTCCGGGCCGCGCTGGAGATCGAGCGGGGCTTCAACGAGCCGCTCAGCGCCGCGCTGATGATGGAGACACTCGCCTGGATCACCGCTTCCTACGGGGAGCACAAGCGTGCGGGCCTGCTCCTCGGCTCCGCCCGCAGGCTGTGGCGCGAAGTGGGTGCGGACCTTTCCGCGTTCGGCCCGCCGCTGGACGAGGACCACACCCGGTGCAAACAGTCGATCGTGCACGCTCTGGGCCCCGAGGCGTACGAGGGGGCACTCGCGGTCGGCGGCGGTTATGACAGTCCCCGTCAGGCCATCGACCACGCCCTGGGCGCCGAGGGCGGGTCGACTGTGCCGGCCCCCGCTCCCAACCCCTTGACGCGCCGGGAACGGGAGATCGCCGCGTTGGTGGCCAAGGGCATGAGCAACCGGCAGATCGCCACCAGGCTGTTCCTCTCGCCGCGCACGGTCGACTTCCACGTGGGGAACATCCGAGCGAAGCTCGGCTTCGGAACCCGCACCCAGGTCGCGGGCTGGTGGGTATCGACTCAGGGGCCGGTCGAGTGA
- a CDS encoding SDR family NAD(P)-dependent oxidoreductase yields the protein MTNVIDLFRLDGKVAVVTGASSGLGAGFARALAEAGADVVLAARRPDRLTETARQVQDTGRQAVRARSAGGRRMM from the coding sequence ATGACCAACGTTATCGATCTCTTCCGGCTCGACGGCAAGGTCGCCGTCGTCACCGGGGCGAGTTCCGGCCTCGGCGCCGGATTCGCCCGGGCGCTCGCAGAGGCGGGCGCCGACGTCGTCCTCGCCGCCCGCCGCCCTGACCGACTCACCGAGACTGCGAGGCAGGTCCAGGACACCGGCCGCCAAGCCGTTCGGGCCCGGTCAGCTGGCGGGAGGCGGATGATGTGA